In a genomic window of Dyadobacter fermentans DSM 18053:
- a CDS encoding GntR family transcriptional regulator, producing the protein MKEDSLASKVYVELRRKILSNQLVPGIRLKEDVWAKRMEVNRMAVREALTRLLGENLIVFGEKGGYFVKSLSAADIKEIRELREVLELGALRLTFQKRDDVLIKKLEDICDDFTSMVSGGYFGGACEADVKFHETLIDSASNKKLMDLYQLSNIPLFHHKLGQAQTHLNDYEQTDFEHRQIVQAMKENDLKLAEETLIKHLIRGEVSVLDLE; encoded by the coding sequence ATGAAAGAGGATTCGCTGGCCAGCAAGGTGTATGTTGAACTACGGAGAAAAATCTTGTCTAACCAGCTCGTGCCGGGCATCCGGCTTAAAGAGGATGTCTGGGCCAAACGGATGGAGGTCAACAGGATGGCCGTGAGGGAGGCGCTGACCAGGTTGCTGGGCGAAAATCTGATCGTTTTTGGCGAGAAAGGTGGCTATTTTGTAAAGTCGCTGAGTGCTGCGGACATTAAGGAGATCAGGGAGTTGCGCGAGGTGCTCGAACTCGGCGCGCTACGGCTGACTTTCCAAAAAAGGGACGATGTACTGATTAAGAAGCTGGAAGACATTTGCGACGATTTCACTTCCATGGTGAGCGGCGGGTATTTTGGCGGGGCTTGCGAGGCGGATGTCAAATTTCACGAGACGTTGATCGACAGCGCGAGCAACAAAAAGCTGATGGATTTGTACCAATTGAGCAATATCCCCCTGTTTCACCACAAGCTCGGACAGGCCCAGACACACCTGAACGACTACGAGCAAACCGATTTCGAGCACCGGCAAATCGTGCAGGCCATGAAAGAAAATGACCTCAAGCTAGCCGAAGAAACGCTCATCAAGCACTTGATCAGGGGCGAAGTTTCCGTTCTGGATTTGGAGTAA
- a CDS encoding Gfo/Idh/MocA family protein codes for MKNPDKNQAPTTRDESASRPVTAQNPFNRRSFLQSIGLGSAALGAFAASCSSDKQGDDGSKGNPDIQGFEKTEPTAESTKKWVPVSDKKVRVGIIGYGLCKFGAAFEFQNHPNVEIVAVSDLFPDRCAELAKACRCSKTYPSLEELVKDDSIEAVFIATDAPSHAKHAIEALKHGKHVAVAVPAVFGSLEDADRLYEAVKTSGKKYMMFETSCFHEDLYAMKQIYDKGGFGKLVYSEGEYYHYMDEPLASYKNWRVGLPPQYYPTHSNAYYVGVTGGSFTEVSCLGIPSIVQQLQPSNNTYKNPFGTEIALFRTSEGGMSRMAVSWDSPGDHGEKGRIRGQKGSYYGKYEGHEKQLPDIVRPPLPPGVDQGGHGGSHGRLTDEFIAAVLQDRQPLVNIAVALNMTVAGIVAHNSAMKNGETLKIPQYKV; via the coding sequence ATGAAAAATCCAGACAAAAACCAGGCTCCCACAACCCGCGACGAAAGTGCATCCCGACCGGTAACAGCCCAAAACCCATTCAACCGACGCTCTTTTTTGCAGTCCATCGGGCTGGGTTCGGCGGCATTGGGGGCTTTCGCGGCCAGTTGCTCTTCCGATAAGCAGGGCGACGACGGCAGCAAGGGAAATCCGGATATCCAGGGTTTTGAAAAAACGGAGCCCACGGCCGAATCCACCAAAAAATGGGTGCCGGTGTCGGACAAAAAAGTGCGGGTGGGCATTATCGGTTACGGCCTTTGCAAATTCGGAGCGGCATTTGAATTTCAAAATCACCCGAACGTCGAGATCGTCGCCGTAAGCGACCTCTTTCCCGACCGCTGCGCCGAGCTTGCCAAAGCCTGCCGCTGCTCCAAAACCTACCCATCCCTGGAAGAACTCGTGAAGGACGACTCCATCGAAGCGGTATTCATCGCCACCGATGCCCCGAGCCACGCCAAACATGCCATTGAAGCGCTCAAACACGGAAAACACGTGGCCGTTGCGGTGCCGGCGGTCTTCGGCTCGCTGGAAGATGCCGACCGGTTGTATGAAGCGGTGAAAACGAGCGGTAAAAAGTACATGATGTTCGAAACATCGTGCTTCCACGAAGACCTGTATGCGATGAAGCAAATTTATGACAAAGGCGGATTCGGCAAGCTGGTGTACTCGGAGGGCGAATACTACCATTATATGGATGAGCCGCTGGCCTCGTACAAAAACTGGCGCGTGGGGCTTCCGCCGCAGTATTACCCTACGCATTCCAATGCCTATTATGTGGGCGTGACGGGCGGCAGCTTCACCGAAGTGTCGTGCCTGGGCATTCCGAGCATTGTGCAGCAGTTGCAGCCTTCGAACAACACTTATAAAAACCCTTTTGGAACTGAAATCGCGCTTTTCAGGACCAGCGAAGGCGGAATGTCGCGCATGGCCGTGAGCTGGGATTCGCCGGGCGATCATGGCGAAAAAGGCCGGATCAGGGGACAAAAGGGATCTTACTACGGCAAATACGAGGGCCACGAAAAGCAACTGCCCGACATCGTGCGGCCTCCGCTGCCCCCGGGTGTGGACCAGGGCGGGCACGGCGGATCGCACGGCAGACTTACCGACGAGTTTATCGCCGCGGTTTTGCAGGACCGCCAGCCGCTGGTCAACATCGCCGTAGCATTGAACATGACCGTAGCGGGCATTGTGGCCCACAACTCGGCCATGAAAAACGGCGAAACACTCAAAATTCCCCAGTACAAGGTTTAG
- a CDS encoding SusC/RagA family TonB-linked outer membrane protein has translation MKQEKLYQLRIAVFLLIALCLGQTARVEAQTSKEIKGVVLDSLSQTALPGVSVVLKGTTSVGTTTDANGAYSLALPTDASALVFSFVGYASQEITIGNSSNINVNLRPDSQALNEIVVTGYSSQRKQDITGSVSVVDMKALKSVPAGSAVQALQGQAAGVNVISSGVPGASSNIFIRGVTSFGNTQPLVIVDGIQADLNNISADDIESVQVLKDAGAAAIYGVRGANGVIVVTTKKGKSGQPTVTYDGYVGVQRPLQGNPFDLLNSEDYMKVVNIANPNNSLFRNGMPDYLYAGPGVAGVAKEGDPAVDPSKYFLDPINTSKNYLIQKVNKQGTDWFHELFKPAIMTNHNLAVSGGNEKASYLFSLGYIHQKGTLIETYLKRYSARINTEYRISKRIKVGENVNIFHVDNPGFGNQSEFGTLSAVYKMMPIVPVYDIRGNFGGTFAGPDLGSNQNPVAQQKRTLNNRNSSWNIVGNAYAEVEILKNLTARTSFGVNINNPYSQSFNYTQYDNKQGNSSPNSYSESASYNNMITWTNTLGYNRQFGKHSLQVLLGSESIKSMGRSVGGASQRFFSTEFDYLILGNGTSGVTNFSNAYVNSLFSIFSRVDYAFQDKYLIGATIRRDGSSRFGSRSRYGTFPSVSLGWRLSGEEFMKSVNWLNDLKLRASYGVLGSQNNVAPENAYTLFGGGYGNAYYDITGSSNSVKQGFIQTRIGNPNASWEENVVTNIGLDATILNNSLDFSFEYYKKSINGLLFTQPLPATVGGAAAPVVNIGDIQNKGFDVALTYRGRVGNGLQYSIGTNITAYKNLVVDIPSPGYFDGVSQQGMGTLVRNKQGEEVSSFFGYEVIKLFNSDQEVAEAPAQTGAAPGRFRYRDVNGDGVITPEDRTMLGSPNPDFTYGLNLGLNFKGFDFSAIFYGSQGAEIVNTIRSYTHFYAGYIGNKSNALLNAWTPENTNTTVPKIETGATLSTSGALNSYFIEDGSYLRLRSLILGYTIKPGILQKIKVSKLRLYAQAANLFTITKYSGLDPELGGSSSSFGVDYGNYPNNQQNFLFGVNLSF, from the coding sequence ATGAAACAAGAAAAGCTTTACCAGTTAAGAATCGCCGTTTTTCTCCTGATCGCCCTGTGTTTGGGCCAGACCGCGCGGGTGGAGGCGCAGACTTCGAAAGAGATTAAAGGGGTGGTGCTCGATAGCCTGAGCCAGACGGCCCTGCCGGGCGTGAGTGTGGTTCTCAAAGGCACTACCAGCGTGGGCACTACCACCGACGCCAACGGCGCATACTCACTGGCGCTCCCTACCGACGCTAGTGCATTGGTTTTCAGCTTCGTAGGATATGCCAGCCAGGAAATTACGATCGGAAACAGCTCGAATATCAACGTAAATCTGCGGCCGGACAGCCAAGCCTTGAACGAGATCGTCGTGACGGGCTACTCATCCCAGCGGAAGCAGGATATTACCGGCTCAGTGTCGGTGGTGGACATGAAAGCCCTGAAATCGGTGCCGGCAGGGTCGGCGGTGCAGGCTTTGCAAGGGCAGGCGGCGGGTGTGAATGTGATTAGCTCGGGCGTTCCGGGCGCGAGCAGCAACATTTTCATCCGGGGCGTTACCTCGTTCGGAAATACACAACCGCTTGTCATTGTGGACGGTATACAGGCCGACCTCAACAATATCAGTGCCGATGATATCGAATCCGTGCAGGTATTGAAAGACGCGGGCGCCGCGGCTATTTACGGCGTGCGGGGTGCCAATGGGGTGATTGTGGTGACTACGAAAAAGGGGAAATCCGGTCAACCGACCGTGACTTACGACGGTTACGTGGGTGTACAGCGGCCACTTCAGGGCAATCCGTTCGACCTGCTCAATTCGGAGGATTATATGAAAGTGGTCAACATTGCCAATCCCAACAATTCGCTTTTCCGAAACGGAATGCCCGATTATCTCTATGCTGGCCCGGGCGTGGCAGGCGTGGCGAAGGAAGGCGATCCGGCCGTAGATCCTTCCAAATATTTCCTCGACCCTATTAACACTTCCAAAAATTACCTGATCCAGAAGGTCAACAAGCAGGGAACCGATTGGTTTCACGAGCTATTCAAACCAGCGATAATGACCAACCATAACCTGGCTGTGAGCGGTGGAAATGAGAAGGCCAGCTACCTTTTTTCCCTCGGTTACATTCACCAGAAAGGCACATTGATCGAAACTTACCTGAAAAGGTATTCCGCGCGGATCAATACAGAATACCGGATCAGCAAACGCATTAAAGTGGGTGAAAATGTCAATATTTTCCATGTCGACAACCCCGGATTCGGGAATCAGTCGGAATTCGGGACGCTCTCGGCGGTGTACAAAATGATGCCGATCGTACCGGTATACGATATCCGGGGCAATTTCGGGGGCACATTTGCGGGCCCGGACCTGGGCAGCAACCAGAACCCCGTGGCGCAGCAAAAGCGCACGCTCAACAACCGTAACAGCTCCTGGAATATCGTCGGTAATGCCTATGCGGAAGTCGAAATCCTCAAAAACCTGACGGCACGCACCAGTTTCGGGGTCAATATCAACAATCCTTACAGCCAGAGCTTTAACTACACCCAATACGACAACAAGCAGGGCAACAGCAGCCCGAACAGCTACTCCGAAAGCGCCAGCTATAACAACATGATCACCTGGACCAACACGCTGGGTTACAACAGGCAGTTTGGCAAGCATAGCTTGCAGGTTTTGCTGGGCTCAGAGTCGATCAAAAGTATGGGAAGAAGTGTCGGCGGGGCGTCGCAGCGCTTTTTCTCCACTGAATTCGACTACCTCATCCTCGGCAACGGAACTTCCGGGGTGACCAATTTCAGCAATGCGTACGTCAACAGCCTGTTTTCCATTTTCAGCCGCGTCGATTACGCGTTCCAGGACAAATACCTGATCGGCGCCACGATCAGACGGGACGGCTCTTCGCGGTTTGGCTCGCGGAGCCGATATGGCACATTCCCGTCGGTTTCGCTCGGCTGGCGGCTGTCGGGCGAGGAATTCATGAAGTCGGTCAACTGGCTCAACGACCTGAAACTGAGGGCCAGCTACGGTGTGCTCGGCTCGCAAAACAATGTGGCCCCGGAAAATGCCTACACCCTCTTCGGCGGAGGCTACGGCAATGCATATTACGACATTACCGGTTCCAGCAACAGTGTTAAGCAAGGTTTTATTCAAACGAGAATCGGGAACCCGAATGCCAGCTGGGAAGAGAATGTGGTGACCAACATCGGGCTCGACGCTACGATTCTGAACAATAGCCTGGATTTTTCATTCGAATACTACAAAAAATCGATCAACGGCCTGCTCTTCACGCAGCCGCTGCCCGCCACGGTGGGAGGCGCTGCCGCACCGGTGGTAAACATCGGCGACATTCAGAACAAGGGCTTCGACGTGGCCCTCACCTACCGCGGCCGCGTCGGCAACGGGCTGCAGTACTCGATCGGGACCAACATTACGGCCTACAAAAACCTCGTGGTGGACATTCCGAGTCCGGGCTATTTCGACGGCGTGAGCCAGCAGGGAATGGGCACACTCGTCCGCAACAAGCAGGGCGAAGAAGTGAGCTCTTTCTTTGGTTACGAGGTGATTAAACTATTCAATTCGGACCAGGAGGTGGCCGAAGCACCAGCACAAACCGGCGCCGCTCCGGGACGGTTCCGTTACCGCGATGTGAACGGCGACGGCGTGATCACCCCCGAAGACCGCACCATGCTGGGCAGCCCCAACCCGGATTTCACCTACGGCCTCAACCTGGGCCTGAATTTCAAGGGCTTCGACTTCTCCGCCATTTTCTACGGTTCGCAGGGGGCCGAGATCGTCAACACCATTCGTTCCTACACTCACTTTTATGCGGGATACATCGGCAACAAAAGCAATGCGCTGCTGAATGCCTGGACGCCCGAAAACACCAACACGACCGTACCCAAAATTGAAACCGGCGCCACGTTAAGTACCTCGGGTGCATTGAATTCCTACTTCATCGAAGACGGCTCGTACCTCCGGCTCCGGTCGCTGATATTGGGCTATACGATCAAGCCGGGGATATTGCAGAAGATCAAGGTGTCCAAACTCAGGCTCTACGCACAGGCGGCCAACCTGTTTACCATTACCAAATATTCGGGCCTCGATCCCGAGCTGGGCGGCAGCAGTTCGAGCTTTGGGGTGGATTACGGCAACTACCCGAACAACCAGCAGAATTTCCTGTTCGGCGTCAACCTTTCTTTTTGA
- a CDS encoding SDR family NAD(P)-dependent oxidoreductase, which translates to MEKIFGEKTLIISGGLGDIGRALALEFARQGAHIGIGDILPENDAAGLLEQIRILEVKAHYRQVDITDPEAVARWVLYVENTLGPPDLIIANAATVTLGGIHDITPAQWARELRVNLDGAFYLAQAATARLLHHGRPGRVVFVGSWAAASVHVHCPSYSVSKAGLRMLCQCMALELAPHQILVNEIAPGYVEAGLSAGIWADNPGLKEVSREKIPIKKIISPQAVAWQAVQLCHPQNEHMTGSTVLMDGGLSLLT; encoded by the coding sequence ATGGAAAAGATATTCGGAGAAAAAACACTCATCATCAGCGGCGGGCTTGGCGACATTGGTCGTGCGCTAGCCCTGGAATTTGCCCGGCAGGGCGCTCACATTGGCATAGGCGATATTTTACCGGAAAACGACGCAGCCGGACTTTTGGAACAGATCAGGATTTTGGAAGTAAAAGCGCATTACCGGCAGGTGGACATCACCGATCCCGAAGCCGTAGCCCGCTGGGTGCTCTACGTAGAAAATACGCTGGGCCCGCCCGACTTAATCATCGCCAATGCGGCCACGGTGACCCTCGGAGGCATTCATGACATTACCCCCGCGCAATGGGCACGGGAGCTGCGGGTGAACCTCGACGGCGCATTTTATCTCGCCCAGGCGGCCACAGCGCGGCTGCTTCACCACGGTCGGCCGGGCCGGGTGGTATTTGTCGGGAGCTGGGCGGCGGCATCCGTGCACGTGCATTGCCCCTCCTACTCCGTTTCCAAAGCGGGCTTGCGGATGCTTTGCCAATGCATGGCACTGGAACTGGCGCCGCATCAGATCCTGGTGAACGAAATCGCGCCCGGCTACGTCGAGGCGGGTTTGAGCGCCGGTATCTGGGCCGATAACCCGGGACTGAAAGAGGTTTCGCGCGAGAAAATACCGATCAAAAAAATCATAAGCCCGCAGGCCGTCGCCTGGCAGGCGGTGCAGCTTTGTCACCCTCAAAACGAGCACATGACCGGCAGCACCGTACTCATGGACGGCGGACTATCGCTACTAACCTGA
- a CDS encoding aspartate aminotransferase family protein → MNATWPKSSEILKNNEQWIPGGVVSLNRKSDPNICFTKGVGSHVWDLEGNRYIDYQAGFAASFLGHNDPDVNAAVMQTLQDDSVLMGAGPTDLEGRFAELFCRSVPTVESIQITTTGSEATYHAIRIARGVTGRNHIIVMQGGYNGWHNDVACNVISALADVGERVSPGEYPFDSLSAGIPDEHKSLVHVINYNDLDSVRHIVKNFPVACILLEPILQNIGIVKPLPGYLPELRKLADEEGFLLIFDEVKTGFRHALGGYQSICGVQPDLSTFGKAVANGYPLGVIGGKKKYMDYFVHPEKSKRVLIAGTFNAFPLTTAAAIATLEKLASPEHNVYEHVNQLGQVLEDGLHSIFSGMDKPFHVARQGSAFCVYFMDHAPMDFHDILKNHDFGFDKTYRLKLIEQGIFNFPLPIKQGSISFAHTLQDIEETLEKTEDVVQRLLQKSPVL, encoded by the coding sequence ATGAATGCAACATGGCCGAAGTCATCGGAAATACTGAAAAATAACGAACAATGGATTCCCGGCGGCGTGGTATCGCTCAACCGGAAGTCCGACCCGAATATATGTTTTACCAAAGGCGTGGGAAGCCACGTGTGGGACCTCGAAGGCAACAGATACATCGACTACCAGGCCGGTTTCGCAGCTTCTTTCCTCGGACACAACGATCCCGACGTGAATGCGGCCGTAATGCAGACGCTCCAAGACGACAGCGTGCTCATGGGCGCCGGGCCGACGGACCTGGAAGGCCGGTTTGCGGAGCTGTTCTGCCGGTCGGTGCCCACGGTGGAAAGCATCCAGATCACCACCACAGGCTCCGAAGCGACCTACCACGCTATTCGTATAGCCAGGGGAGTTACCGGGCGCAACCACATTATCGTGATGCAGGGCGGCTATAACGGCTGGCATAACGACGTCGCCTGCAACGTGATCAGCGCGCTCGCCGACGTGGGTGAGCGGGTGAGCCCGGGCGAGTATCCGTTCGATTCACTGTCGGCAGGCATTCCCGACGAGCACAAGTCGCTGGTGCATGTGATCAACTACAACGACCTTGATTCGGTGCGGCACATCGTGAAAAACTTCCCCGTCGCCTGCATCCTGCTCGAACCGATCCTGCAAAATATCGGTATCGTGAAGCCGCTGCCCGGTTACCTGCCGGAGCTGCGCAAACTGGCCGATGAAGAAGGCTTTTTATTAATATTTGATGAAGTAAAAACCGGTTTCCGCCACGCATTGGGCGGCTACCAGAGCATTTGCGGCGTCCAGCCCGACCTGAGCACGTTCGGAAAAGCGGTAGCGAATGGCTATCCACTGGGGGTGATTGGCGGAAAGAAAAAGTATATGGATTATTTTGTTCACCCCGAAAAATCAAAAAGGGTGCTGATCGCGGGTACATTCAATGCATTTCCGCTCACTACTGCTGCCGCCATTGCAACGCTGGAAAAACTGGCTTCGCCGGAACATAATGTGTATGAGCACGTTAACCAGCTCGGACAGGTATTGGAAGACGGGCTGCATTCCATCTTTTCGGGAATGGACAAGCCTTTTCATGTAGCCCGGCAGGGGTCGGCATTTTGCGTGTACTTTATGGACCACGCGCCGATGGATTTTCATGACATTCTTAAAAACCACGATTTCGGGTTTGATAAAACATACCGCCTGAAACTGATTGAACAGGGAATCTTCAATTTTCCCCTCCCTATTAAGCAAGGCAGCATTTCATTTGCCCACACGTTACAGGACATTGAAGAAACACTTGAAAAAACCGAGGACGTAGTGCAGCGCCTTTTGCAGAAAAGCCCGGTCCTGTAA
- a CDS encoding RagB/SusD family nutrient uptake outer membrane protein has product MKRYSNPFRKILLLSLVMLSACNKDYLELNPIGSVNESILATKSGVDGVLIGAYSLLDGAGAVGGGIWGSLTVMASIASDDAHTGTEPNGLLASYEGYSHDPTTSSTDEKWRFLYAAVQRSNDVLRILPKVKDISEADALQIKAEATFLRGVYHLELAKLWRNVPFVDETITYDASNYNVTNTDPIWPKIEADLQFAATNLTPTKSDVGRANSWAAKSFLAKVYMFQNKFNEAKTLLDDIIANGVTVNGKKYALAEAYFDNFLTAKKHGAEVVFAVQMSVYDGSNGANGNGADLYNGPFGGPPSCCYGWLQPSFDLVNSYQTDPVTGLPLFDTYNQNPVKNDQGLESSEPFTPHTGTLDSRLDWNVGRRGIPYLDWGLHPGKAWIRQQLTGGPYSVIKNITTQERVSLDRENAAMNSPYNMIRFADVLLWAAEAEVEVGNLAKAEEYVNRVRARAANPAGWVKKYIDDKAPLKGFTDIPAANYKVGLYKGHFTQQGKEYARKAVRFERRLELALEHHRFFDLQRYDNGTGFMATTLNTYLNFETNVPKYDNKAYMPNTNFTKGKNEVYPIPQAQIDLSMKDGTPTLKQNPGY; this is encoded by the coding sequence ATGAAAAGATATTCTAACCCATTCCGTAAAATCCTGCTGCTTTCGCTCGTCATGCTATCGGCCTGCAACAAGGATTACCTTGAACTGAACCCGATTGGGTCGGTCAATGAATCGATATTGGCTACCAAATCGGGCGTGGACGGGGTGTTGATCGGCGCTTACTCCCTGCTCGACGGCGCCGGGGCCGTGGGCGGCGGGATCTGGGGCAGCCTCACCGTGATGGCCAGCATTGCTTCCGACGACGCGCATACCGGCACCGAGCCCAATGGCCTGCTCGCATCTTACGAGGGTTACAGCCACGATCCCACGACCTCCTCCACAGATGAAAAGTGGCGGTTCCTGTACGCGGCCGTCCAGCGGTCGAATGATGTATTACGTATATTGCCTAAGGTTAAGGATATTTCCGAAGCCGACGCATTGCAAATTAAGGCCGAAGCCACGTTCCTGCGCGGGGTGTACCACCTCGAACTCGCCAAGCTATGGCGCAATGTGCCATTTGTGGACGAAACCATCACCTACGATGCCAGTAACTACAATGTGACCAATACCGACCCGATATGGCCGAAAATCGAGGCCGACCTGCAATTCGCCGCAACAAATCTGACGCCCACCAAATCGGACGTGGGGCGCGCCAACAGCTGGGCAGCCAAATCGTTTCTGGCAAAAGTGTATATGTTTCAAAATAAATTCAATGAAGCTAAAACGCTGCTGGACGACATTATCGCGAATGGCGTGACGGTGAATGGCAAAAAGTACGCATTGGCGGAAGCTTATTTCGACAACTTCCTGACCGCCAAAAAACACGGGGCCGAGGTCGTATTCGCAGTTCAGATGTCGGTATACGACGGTTCCAACGGCGCGAACGGCAACGGGGCCGATTTGTACAACGGTCCTTTCGGCGGTCCGCCTTCGTGCTGCTACGGCTGGCTGCAACCCTCATTCGACCTGGTGAATTCCTACCAAACCGACCCGGTCACAGGCCTCCCGCTGTTTGACACGTATAATCAAAACCCGGTCAAAAACGACCAGGGCCTCGAATCGTCGGAGCCATTCACGCCGCATACCGGCACGCTGGATTCGCGCCTCGACTGGAATGTGGGCCGGCGCGGCATCCCCTACCTCGACTGGGGACTGCATCCCGGAAAGGCGTGGATTCGCCAGCAGCTAACCGGCGGGCCTTACAGTGTGATCAAAAACATCACCACGCAGGAGCGCGTATCGCTCGACCGCGAGAATGCCGCCATGAACTCGCCCTATAATATGATCCGCTTCGCCGACGTGCTGCTTTGGGCGGCCGAGGCGGAGGTGGAAGTGGGTAACCTGGCCAAAGCGGAGGAATATGTGAACCGCGTGCGCGCCCGGGCGGCGAATCCGGCGGGTTGGGTTAAAAAGTATATCGATGACAAAGCGCCGCTAAAAGGCTTTACCGACATTCCAGCCGCTAATTACAAAGTCGGGTTATACAAAGGGCATTTCACGCAGCAGGGAAAAGAATACGCCAGAAAAGCCGTACGCTTTGAGCGGAGACTGGAACTTGCGCTAGAACACCACCGGTTTTTCGACCTGCAACGCTACGACAATGGCACCGGCTTTATGGCCACGACGCTCAACACTTACCTGAACTTCGAAACCAACGTGCCCAAGTACGACAACAAGGCCTACATGCCCAACACTAACTTCACCAAAGGAAAGAATGAGGTGTACCCGATCCCGCAAGCGCAGATCGACCTGAGTATGAAAGACGGTACGCCAACCTTAAAACAGAATCCAGGTTATTAG
- the dgoD gene encoding galactonate dehydratase, with product MKITSIETMVCNARMRNWIFVKVVTDQPGLWGWGEATLEWHTRSVVGAIEDLSQLLIGEDPRRIEHLWQMMYRQHFWHGNGIVRGTAISGIDIALWDIAGKIHGVPTHHLWGGRVRDHIRLYCHLGGGKMEDFYQTRPDDAHRFGELAQAAVEDGFTAFKSMAVPETMPLEGLKPVHYAEACVAAMREAVGDHIDIMVDCHARPSPRMGMQFAKALEPYGLYFFEEPCWPETLEDIALIQRAVKTPIATGERLVGVHAFRELLEKQAVSVIQPDITHCGGLSEVRRIAAMAEAYRVAVAPHNPQGPVSTAASIEFGFATPSYIICESVHSDVPWREAVVSEGFTVEKHGRTVFPNEKPGLGIEINEEEVRRHPFEQEVLQRSFYSDGSVGDW from the coding sequence ATGAAAATTACTTCCATTGAAACAATGGTCTGTAACGCCCGTATGCGTAACTGGATCTTTGTGAAAGTTGTAACGGACCAGCCCGGGCTCTGGGGCTGGGGAGAAGCCACGCTCGAATGGCACACCCGATCGGTCGTGGGGGCGATTGAAGACCTCTCGCAGCTGCTTATCGGCGAAGACCCGCGGCGGATCGAGCATCTGTGGCAAATGATGTACCGGCAGCATTTCTGGCACGGAAACGGCATTGTCCGCGGCACGGCGATCAGCGGCATCGACATTGCCCTGTGGGACATTGCGGGCAAGATCCACGGCGTGCCGACGCACCATCTCTGGGGCGGCCGCGTACGCGACCATATCCGGCTATACTGCCACCTGGGAGGCGGCAAAATGGAGGATTTTTACCAAACGCGCCCCGACGACGCCCACCGCTTCGGTGAGCTGGCCCAGGCGGCGGTGGAAGATGGCTTCACAGCTTTCAAATCCATGGCCGTGCCGGAAACGATGCCGCTAGAAGGCCTCAAACCGGTCCATTATGCCGAGGCCTGCGTGGCAGCCATGCGCGAAGCCGTAGGCGACCATATCGACATCATGGTAGACTGCCACGCCCGGCCTAGTCCGCGTATGGGCATGCAGTTTGCCAAAGCGCTGGAACCTTATGGTTTGTATTTTTTTGAAGAACCGTGCTGGCCGGAGACGCTGGAAGACATTGCGCTCATTCAGCGGGCCGTGAAAACGCCCATCGCAACCGGCGAGCGGCTCGTGGGCGTGCATGCATTCCGCGAGCTGCTGGAAAAACAGGCGGTGAGTGTGATCCAGCCCGATATCACGCATTGCGGCGGACTGAGTGAAGTGCGCAGGATCGCGGCGATGGCCGAGGCTTACCGGGTAGCCGTGGCGCCGCATAATCCGCAAGGACCCGTAAGCACCGCCGCGTCCATTGAATTCGGCTTTGCCACGCCGTCGTACATCATTTGCGAAAGCGTGCACAGCGACGTTCCCTGGCGCGAGGCCGTGGTGAGCGAAGGTTTTACCGTCGAAAAACACGGCAGGACCGTCTTTCCGAACGAAAAACCCGGCCTGGGCATCGAAATCAATGAGGAAGAAGTCCGGCGTCATCCCTTTGAACAGGAAGTGCTGCAACGCTCATTTTACAGCGACGGCAGCGTGGGCGACTGGTAA